CAGGGAGGGCTCGATAAGGCGCAGACGCGCCAGGCCTTTAAACGCCTGCTCAACTACCTCGTGCTCATCATGCTCTACACCTTCGCGCTTAACGGGCTGATGCGTGCGGACTTCTTTGTGCTCAAGGCCATTGCCTCCGGGGTGCCCGAGCACTTAAGCGGCATGGAGTCGCTCTTCTCGCTGATGAGCAACAAGTTCGCCGGCTTCTACGGGGCGGTGCTCAACGTGGCGCGCATTCCCTACCAGGGCGTGATCGCGGTGACTTTCGTGATCTTCCCGATGATCAGCCAGTCGACCTTCAGTGATGATACGGACCAGACGCGGGCCTATGTGCGCAGCACGCTGCGCTACTGTTCGATGCTGATCGCGGCGGTGGCGATGGTGCTGGCCTTTAACGCCGACTCGATCATCGGGGCGCTCTACTCCTCGGATTATCAGGCGGCGTCGGTGGCGCTCTCCATCTTGAGCGTGTCGATCATCTTCTTTGCGCTCTTTTATGTGGCCACGACGATGATCATCGGGTCGGGGCATCCGCTGGCGGCGGTGGTGATCATGGGGGCCTCGCTGGGGTTGAGCGCGGTACTCAACTACGTGTTTCTGACCCGCACCCACGCCGAGGCGATGGCCGGGCTTGTGCCCGTGGCGCCGGTCAGCCCCACAGGTGACGCGTTGAGTGTGGTGGCCCAGGCCCAGGCCCATGCCGAGGCCTCGGCGAATTTTGCGGCACCCTTTCTTCTGCAGGCCACCGACTACATGCAGTCGGCGGCCATCGCCACCACCATCGCCATGGTGCTGGGCTGTCTGCTCAGCGTGGGATGGCTGTGGCGTGCCTTCGGCGCGGCGCCCCCCTGGGCGACCCTGGGTCGCTTGTTGCTGGCCGCCGGCGTGCTCTGGGGCATCGATATGGCCGTGCCCCTGGGGGTGGAGCTTGTGGCCTCCCAGGGCAAAATTGTGTACCTCGCGATGGTCGTCGCTAAGATGGCCTCGATGGGGGTGGCGCTGCTGGCCACGCTCTTCTTAACCCGTGAGTTCACCGCGACCGACATGGCTCGCCTCAAGGCGGTGATCAGCAAGAAGACGAGGAAGGCA
This genomic stretch from Lujinxingia sediminis harbors:
- a CDS encoding oligosaccharide flippase family protein; the protein is MSAQERDAEKARPMDEASVKQAGRGFLIITAAKVWFLVTSAVIQLGLPIMLGSAEAFGVFKIITESIGLINMVMITGTLNAVSKLVSEQPDQAGRLVNMAVRMQLMLGVPVAALYALGSPWIAASFNDMTLVPLLRLSALIIFFYAFYAIFVGYFNGLKEFARQASLDFGFSTLKMLGIVGLVLLGFGVGGAVAGFVGAAGIICTIAGVWLFRRERVRRAAGVGQGGLDKAQTRQAFKRLLNYLVLIMLYTFALNGLMRADFFVLKAIASGVPEHLSGMESLFSLMSNKFAGFYGAVLNVARIPYQGVIAVTFVIFPMISQSTFSDDTDQTRAYVRSTLRYCSMLIAAVAMVLAFNADSIIGALYSSDYQAASVALSILSVSIIFFALFYVATTMIIGSGHPLAAVVIMGASLGLSAVLNYVFLTRTHAEAMAGLVPVAPVSPTGDALSVVAQAQAHAEASANFAAPFLLQATDYMQSAAIATTIAMVLGCLLSVGWLWRAFGAAPPWATLGRLLLAAGVLWGIDMAVPLGVELVASQGKIVYLAMVVAKMASMGVALLATLFLTREFTATDMARLKAVISKKTRKA